Proteins from one Sphaeramia orbicularis chromosome 17, fSphaOr1.1, whole genome shotgun sequence genomic window:
- the pgpep1 gene encoding pyroglutamyl-peptidase 1 yields MATKNKVIVTGFEPFGEHTVNSSWVAVQELERLGLGEEIDLHVCEVPVEYQAVQNLLPSMWKEHQPQLVVHVGVSGLAKKVTLEQCGHNKGYKRLDNCNFCPASSCCMENGPDCISSVLDMETVCKRVRESGIDVAVTVSKDAGRYLCDYTYYTSLYLGQGRSAFIHVPPLGKPYSSQDLGRALQAIVQEMMKLPELKNTEEGPEHNEHCNHTH; encoded by the exons ATGGCCActaagaataaagtcattgtaACAG GGTTTGAGCCTTTTGGTGAGCACACAGTGAACTCCAGCTGGGTGGCCGTCCAG GAACTGGAGCGATTAGGACTGGGTGAGGAGATAGACCTTCATGTGTGTGAGGTTCCTGTTGAATATCAGGCTGTTCAAAATCTGCTGCCTTCCATGTGGAAAGAGCACCAGCCTcag TTAGTCGTCCACGTCGGTGTTTCTGGATTAGCCAAAAAGGTCACTCTGGAGCAGTGCGGCCACAACAAGGGCTACAAACGTCTGGACAACTGTAATTTCTGCCCAGCTTCAAGTTGTTGCATGGAGAATGGTCCAGACTGCATCAGCTCAGTGTTGGACATGGAGACAGTCTGCAAAAGAGTCCGTGAGTCTGGCATCGATGTGGCTGTGACTGTATCAAAGGATGCAGGGAG GTATCTGTGTGACTACACCTACTACACGTCTCTGTACCTGGGCCAGGGTCGATCCGCCTTCATCCACGTGCCTCCGTTAGGAAAACCCTACAGCAGTCAGGACCTGGGTCGAGCCCTTCAGGCCATCGTCCAGGAAATGATGAAACTGCCGgagctgaaaaacactgaagagGGCCCCGAACACAATGAGCACTGCAATCACACACATTAA